CCGGGAGCAGACAACCACGCCACATGCGGAACCTCTCTGTTGTCAGTGCAGCTTGCATTTGGTTTCCGGGCGATCGACGCCGAGCGTATCCAGTTCCGAGACCTGATGCAGAAAACCTTCCTGCGGCGAAACCGAGACCACCATGCGACCATCGACCAGCAGGATCGGCTGGCGAAGCTGCAAATTCCAGTCGCGCAGCGTCAGCCGCTGTCCCTTGAAGGCCGCGACCGAAAAATCCGGTCCCTTCAGGAAGTCGAATACCGTTTTGGCGTCGCCGGAGTTGGTGCGCGACGTCGCCTCGCCGAGCATGCGCACCGCCGTCCACGCCTGCATGTCCAGCGCGGTCATATGTCGTGAATTCAGTTTCATGAACCGGTTTTGCATCTGCACCGCGCCCCATTGATCCTGCGCGGCATCCCAGCTGGCCGGCACCAGGCCCGCCGAGCCCGCGACCGGTCGCGGGTCCCAGGTGCGATAGGGCAGATAGGATGCGAACACTTCGCTTTCATCGGCGGCGACGAGAACGTCGTAGGCCGGCGCAGCTTGCGTGAACACCGGCATCTGACGCTGGATCAGGGTCACGCCGCTGTCGGTGCGGCGGGCGCCGCCAGTGTCCTCGAATATCCGCTCCTGGACGATCTTGGCGCCAAAGCGCGAGGCGGCGCGTCGCAGCGCGTCGGCATAGAGCTTGTCCTGGTCGTGTGAGCCCGCCACCAGCAACCAGCGCTTCCACTGCTTCCACACCAGATACTGGGCCAGTGCGTCCGCGAGCATCGAGCGCGTCGGCGCGACATGGACGATGTTGGCGCGGCAATCCGTTTCGCGCAGGCGATCGTCGATCGATCCGGCGTTCAAGAGCACGGTTCCGCGCTCGCGCACCGCATCGGCGGCTTTCAGCAGTTGGTCGGCGGGCAGGTCGGCAATGATGAAGCCGTTGCGGCCGGCAAGTGCCGTCGCTGCCTTGGCGGCGTCGTCGCCGTCCTTCAACCGAACCTCTTCCAGTGTAAAATGCTGATTGAGGAATTTGCCGGTGGTGTTGTTGTCCTCGATGGCGAGCCGCGCTCCCGCCACGCCGTCATTCTCGGCCAGCTGTTCGACCAGCGAGAGTTTTGCCTTGACGCCGGCGTGGCCGAGATAGCCGATGCCGATCTCGATGGGCTCAGCCCCGAGCACAGGAGTAGCCACGACGCAGAAGCCGATCGCAGCGACCAACCATCGGATCATGGTTCCTCCCGATACACCTCGTCGATTGACGGAGAGGCGCTTGACGGGAAACATGACCGAATTCTCGCAGCTTGCAACCCCACCTTGGTCGCCATGCGTCGTGAGTTCGAAAGATCACGCTTTCGAGAGCGCTGTCATCGTCGCGGAATTGAAGCGCGGTCGGTGCGCGCGCCGCGATCGCTTCAACCGAATTCAAGCCTTCAGGCGCGTGGCGTGCCAGCGCAGGTGATCGCCCATGAAGGTGGAGATGAAGTAGTAGCTGTGATCGTAACCGGCCTGGCGGCGCAAGGAGAGGGGGATGCTGGCTTTGTCGCAGGCGGCCTGCAGCAATTCGGGGCGAAGCTGTTCGGCGAGAAACGGATCGGCGTCGCCGTAATCCACCAGCAGATCCCCGAATCTGGCGCCGTCCTCGATCAGCGCCACCGCATCGTGCTGCCGCCATGCCTGCTTGTCGTTGCCGAGATAACCGCCCAGCGCTTTGATCCCCCAGGGTACACGCGACGGTGCCACGATCGGCGCAAAGGCGCTGGCGGCGCGGTAGTGGTCGGGATGGCGCAAGGCGGCGGTGAGCGCGCCGTGACCGCCCATGGAATGGCCGAGGATGGATTGCCGTTGGGTATCGACCGGGAAGTGCGCGGCAACCAGTTCCGGCAACTCCGCCGTGACGTAACTCCACATGCGATAATGGCGGTCAAAAGGCGCCTGCGTTGCATCGACATAGAAGCCGGCGCCGAGCCCGAAATCGTAGGCTTTGGCCGGATCGCCGGGCACGCCTTCACCGCGCGGGCTGGTGTCGGGCGCAACGAAGATCAAACCGAGATCTGCGCAGGCGCCGCGGAATTCGCCTTTTTCGGTGACGTTGGCGTGGGTGCAGGTCAGTCCCGACAGATACCAGACCACCGGAAGCTTCGCGCCGTCGGGGTGCGGCGGCACGTAAACCGAAAAAACCATGTCGGTCCCGGTCTCGCGACTGGCATGCTTGTAGACGCCTTGCGTGCCGCCATACGATCGGTTGAGCGAAACGGTCTGCATGGTCACGCCTTTGAGTTCAAGCCCTTGGGGTCCACGCTTTCGACGTCATGCGCTTCAGGCGACGCCGCTCTCGATCGCGAACCGGACCAGCTCGACCGAGGTCCGAACACCAAGCTTCTGGCGCATGATCGAGGATGTATTAGCGACCGTCTTGTAGGAGGAGTGAACGAGCCAGGCGACCTCGGAGAGACTTTTGCCGGCGCTGAGCAGGCGCAATATCTCCATTTCGCGCGTAGTCAGTTTCGAAAGCGGGCTTTGGGCAAAACCCGGACCGGCGAACGCAATGCTCCGTGCCATCGCGGGCGGCAGATATTCTCCGCCCTTTCCGACTTCATGGATGGCCTCGACGAGGTCGTGGGGATCGCCGGTCTTCGAAACGTAGCCCTTGGCGCCGATCTCGATCGCGCGGGCGGCGAATACCGGATCGTCGTTCATGCTGAACATGATGATGCGTGCGGAGGCATCGCGGACCAGAATGCGCCGCGCCAGCTCGAAGCCCGACACGGTCGGCAGGTTGATGTCGATCACGCAGATGTCGGGACGCTCCGTGTCGAAGACCCGCTCGCCGCTCTCGGCGTCGCAGGCTTCCAGCAACACGACGGCGGGTTCGTCGGCGAGAACGGCACGGCAGCCCGATGCGACGATCGGATGGTCATCTACGATCAGAATGCGCATGGCATTGCTCTCCGATGCATCCCGTTGCTGCACCGCATCAGTTGCACGAGCGCCGGTGTCAGGCTTGCCTTCAACCGATTGTGCAACCCAAGCGATGTTGCTGTACGCTTCCATTAGATGGCCGCCTCATCGTCTGTCAACGTTCCTCTTGGTGAGGAACCGGATGCAACGCGGCCGCGGACAAACGTCATGTGGCAGAAATTATCCCTGCGTGCCCGGATCAATTTGCTTCTTGCATTCGT
The Bradyrhizobium sp. KBS0727 genome window above contains:
- a CDS encoding ABC transporter substrate-binding protein translates to MIRWLVAAIGFCVVATPVLGAEPIEIGIGYLGHAGVKAKLSLVEQLAENDGVAGARLAIEDNNTTGKFLNQHFTLEEVRLKDGDDAAKAATALAGRNGFIIADLPADQLLKAADAVRERGTVLLNAGSIDDRLRETDCRANIVHVAPTRSMLADALAQYLVWKQWKRWLLVAGSHDQDKLYADALRRAASRFGAKIVQERIFEDTGGARRTDSGVTLIQRQMPVFTQAAPAYDVLVAADESEVFASYLPYRTWDPRPVAGSAGLVPASWDAAQDQWGAVQMQNRFMKLNSRHMTALDMQAWTAVRMLGEATSRTNSGDAKTVFDFLKGPDFSVAAFKGQRLTLRDWNLQLRQPILLVDGRMVVSVSPQEGFLHQVSELDTLGVDRPETKCKLH
- the fghA gene encoding S-formylglutathione hydrolase, whose product is MTMQTVSLNRSYGGTQGVYKHASRETGTDMVFSVYVPPHPDGAKLPVVWYLSGLTCTHANVTEKGEFRGACADLGLIFVAPDTSPRGEGVPGDPAKAYDFGLGAGFYVDATQAPFDRHYRMWSYVTAELPELVAAHFPVDTQRQSILGHSMGGHGALTAALRHPDHYRAASAFAPIVAPSRVPWGIKALGGYLGNDKQAWRQHDAVALIEDGARFGDLLVDYGDADPFLAEQLRPELLQAACDKASIPLSLRRQAGYDHSYYFISTFMGDHLRWHATRLKA
- a CDS encoding response regulator transcription factor, whose translation is MRILIVDDHPIVASGCRAVLADEPAVVLLEACDAESGERVFDTERPDICVIDINLPTVSGFELARRILVRDASARIIMFSMNDDPVFAARAIEIGAKGYVSKTGDPHDLVEAIHEVGKGGEYLPPAMARSIAFAGPGFAQSPLSKLTTREMEILRLLSAGKSLSEVAWLVHSSYKTVANTSSIMRQKLGVRTSVELVRFAIESGVA